From one Takifugu rubripes chromosome 14, fTakRub1.2, whole genome shotgun sequence genomic stretch:
- the LOC115252440 gene encoding protocadherin-1-like isoform X2 — translation MASPRRVPVFLAVVLLASCGASPTDILYRVPEEQPPNTLIGSLAADQGLPDSGHLYKLEVGSPYLRVDGKTGDIYTTEIPVDRETLRDCRHLFENDKCFLEFEVSITDMVKGLGSGPRLIEGRIEVLDINDNTPQFSSPILTLSIPENTHIGALFSIPMATDRDAGANGVAEYTLTSGPDADQLFALQVALDSEEKLPQLVVMGNLDREKKDSYDLNIRVVDGGKPARASSALLRVTVTDQNDNQPKFERSHYEADLPENSPQGHSVLQVRANDADTGINGEIDYSLHQASDTVQRLLRIDRSTGIIYVKGQVDREEENFLKFFVVARDRGPSSKSSKVLVTINVKDQNDNSPTIEIRGIGLVMHHEGVANISEDMPIGTPVALVQVSDRDEGENAIVTCVVAGDVPFQLRPASESLNDRKKKYFLQTTTLLDYERIKTYRIEIVAVDSGNPALSSTNSLKVQVTDVNDNIPSFSPTVLWVDFAEGNYPGDKVLDVIATDADSGSNAELSYSIVEPAAIELFEIDANTGEVRVKTSLNREEKEHYKFHVAAADKGVPSKTGTATVEVNVLDRNDNDPKFMLDDYSFSVIENMAPLNPVGVVTVTDNDKGENAQVTLFVEPDNGKFVIQNGTGTILSSISFDREKESTYTFRLKAVDGGDPPRTSYVGVTINVLDENDNAPYVTKPSNSSFTHLLPGTLPDTPVAVVEAEDIDSGLNAELVYTITGGNPYGLFHILPSSGEIMLAQKFAGSHNGLHRLVVKVSDRGKPPRHTTALVHVFVNETKYNVSLIEALVGHSLYTPLDRDIAGDPNYALNQQSNILYGSLAGIAGVILVIVAVMIFRHRLQKDAKSGYQAGKKESKDLYAPKQGPKNGKGKKSKKSKVPKPAKPLEEDEDASLQKGHKFNLINENINDSPRIHLPLNYPPGSPDLGRHYRSNSPLPSIQLQPQSPSASKKHQAVQDLPATNTFVGTGDNNSTGSDQYSDYSYKANPPKYSSKQLPHRRVTFSTANQELQDASQHSYYDSGLEESETPSSKSSSGPRIGPLALPEDHYERTTPDGSIGEMEHPETGGASSSAEPERRWAHKRLN, via the exons ATGGCGTCGCCGCGGAGGGTCCCCGTCTTCCTGGCGGTCGTCCTGCTGGCGTCCTGCGGCGCCTCCCCCACCGACATCCTCTACCGCGTCCCCGAGGAGCAGCCGCCCAACACGCTGATCGGCAGCCTGGCGGCGGACCAGGGCCTGCCCGACTCGGGCCACCTGTACAAGCTGGAGGTGGGCTCGCCGTACCTGCGGGTGGACGGGAAGACGGGCGACATCTACACCACGGAGATCCCCGTGGACCGCGAGACGCTGCGGGACTGTCGCCACCTCTTCGAGAACGACAAGTGCTTCCTGGAGTTCGAGGTGTCCATCACCGACATGGTGAAGGGTCTGGGCTCGGGGCCGCGGCTCATCGAGGGCCGCATCGAGGTCCTGGACATCAACGACAACACGCCGCAGTTCTCCTCGCCCATCCTCACGCTCTCCATCCCGGAGAACACGCACATCGGCGCCCTCTTCTCCATCCCCATGGCCACCGACCGGGACGCCGGCGCCAACGGCGTGGCCGAGTACACGCTGACCTCCGGGCCGGACGCCGACCAGCTGTTCGCCCTGCAGGTGGCCCTGGACTCCGAGGAGAAACTCCCCCAGCTGGTCGTCATGGGCAACCTGGATCGCGAGAAGAAGGACTCGTACGACCTGAACATCCGGGTGGTGGATGGCGGGAAGCCGGCGAGGGCGAGCAGCGCTCTGCTGAGGGTCACCGTCACCGACCAGAACGACAACCAGCCCAAGTTTGAAAGGAGCCACTACGAGGCGGACCTGCCCGAGAACAGCCCCCAGGGTCACTCcgtgctgcag GTCCGAGCCAACGACGCAGACACGGGGATCAACGGCGAAATCGACTACAGTCTTCATCAGGCCTCCGATACCGTTCAGAGGCTCCTGCGCATCGATCGCTCTACGGGCATCATCTACGTCAAAGGCCAGGTGGATCGAGAGGAAGAGAACTTCCTCAAGTTCTTCGTGGTGGCCAGAGATCGTGGACCAAGCTCGAAGAGCTCCAAGGTCTTGGTGACCATCAATGTAAAGGACCAGAACGACAACTCGCCAACCATCGAGATCCGGGGTATCGGCTTAGTCATGCACCATGAAGGCGTGGCCAACATCTCTGAGGACATGCCCATTGGCACGCCGGTGGCCCTGGTCCAGGTATCGGACCGGGACGAGGGGGAAAATGCCATCGTGACGTGTGTGGTGGCCGGAGACGTTCCCTTTCAACTCCGACCTGCCAGCGAGTCTTTAAATGACCGGAAGAAGAAGTACTTCCTGCAAACAACGACTTTGCTGGATTACGAGCGGATAAAGACTTACCGGATCGAGATCGTTGCCGTCGATTCTGGCAACCCGGCCCTGTCCAGCACCAACTCCCTCAAGGTCCAGGTCACAGATGTGAACGACAACATTCCGAGTTTTTCCCCCACGGTTCTTTGGGTGGACTTTGCCGAGGGGAACTACCCGGGCGACAAGGTGCTGGACGTGATAGCGACCGATGCCGACAGCGGCTCCAACGCCGAGCTGTCCTACAGCATCGTTGAGCCCGCTGCCATCGAGCTGTTTGAGATCGATGCGAACACCGGAGAGGTCCGCGTGAAGACCTCGCTGAATCGGGAAGAGAAGGAGCACTACAAGTTCCACGTGGCCGCAGCAGATAAAGGAGTTCCGAGTAAAACCGGAACGGCAACGGTGGAGGTCAATGTCCTCGACCGCAACGACAACGACCCCAAGTTCATGTTGGACGACTACAGCTTCTCCGTCATCGAGAACATGGCTCCTCTCAACCCCGTCGGCGTGGTGACCGTTACCGACAACGACAAAGGGGAGAACGCACAAGTGACGCTGTTCGTGGAACCAGACAACGGAAAGTTCGTCATCCAGAACGGAACGGGAACCATCCTGTCCAGCATCTCTTTTGACCGCGAGAAGGAGAGCACCTACACCTTCCGCCTGAAGGCCGTGGACGGCGGCGACCCACCACGGACCTCCTACGTGGGCGTGACCATCAACGTACTGGACGAAAACGATAACGCGCCGTATGTCACCAAGCCGTCCAACTCCTCCTTCACGCACCTGCTACCCGGCACCCTCCCAGACACCCCGGTGGCGGTGGTAGAGGCCGAAGACATCGACTCTGGACTCAACGCGGAGCTGGTCTACACGATCACAGGCGGAAACCCGTACGGCCTCTTCCACATTTTGCCCAGCAGTGGGGAAATCATGCTGGCGCAGAAGTTCGCCGGCAGCCACAACGGCCTCCATCGCCTGGTGGTGAAGGTCAGCGACCGTGGGAAACCTCCTCGCCACACCACCGCCCTGGTCCACGTGTTTGTGAACGAAACAAAGTATAACGTGTCCCTGATTGAGGCTCTGGTCGGACACAGCCTCTACACCCCACTGGACAGGGACATCGCCGGGGACCCCAACTACGCCCTCAACCAACAGAGCAACATCCTCTACGGCAGCCTGGCCGGGATCGCCGGCGTGATCCTGGTCATCGTGGCCGTGATGATCTTTAGACATCGGCTGCAGAAGGACGCGAAAAGCGGCTACCAGGCCGGCaagaaggagagcaaggacctGTACGCCCCCAAGCAGGGCCCCAAAAACGGGAAGGGCAAAAAGAGCAAGAAGAGCAAAGTGCCCAAACCGGCCAAGCcgctggaggaggacgaggacgccaGCCTGCAGAAAGGCCACAAGTTCAACCTCATCAACGAGAACATCAACGACAGCCCCAGGATCCACCTGCCCCTCAACTACCCCCCGGGGAGCCCCGACTTGGGCCGCCACTACCGCTCCAACTCCCCGCTGCCGtccatccagctgcagcctcagtcgCCCTCGGCCTCCAAGAAGCACCAGGCCGTGCAGGACCTCCCCGCCACCAACACCTTCGTGGGGACGGGGGACAACAACTCCACCGGCTCCGACCAATATTCGGATTACAGCTACAAGGCCAACCCGCCCAAATACAGCAGCAAACAG
- the LOC115252440 gene encoding protocadherin-1-like isoform X3: MASPRRVPVFLAVVLLASCGASPTDILYRVPEEQPPNTLIGSLAADQGLPDSGHLYKLEVGSPYLRVDGKTGDIYTTEIPVDRETLRDCRHLFENDKCFLEFEVSITDMVKGLGSGPRLIEGRIEVLDINDNTPQFSSPILTLSIPENTHIGALFSIPMATDRDAGANGVAEYTLTSGPDADQLFALQVALDSEEKLPQLVVMGNLDREKKDSYDLNIRVVDGGKPARASSALLRVTVTDQNDNQPKFERSHYEADLPENSPQGHSVLQVRANDADTGINGEIDYSLHQASDTVQRLLRIDRSTGIIYVKGQVDREEENFLKFFVVARDRGPSSKSSKVLVTINVKDQNDNSPTIEIRGIGLVMHHEGVANISEDMPIGTPVALVQVSDRDEGENAIVTCVVAGDVPFQLRPASESLNDRKKKYFLQTTTLLDYERIKTYRIEIVAVDSGNPALSSTNSLKVQVTDVNDNIPSFSPTVLWVDFAEGNYPGDKVLDVIATDADSGSNAELSYSIVEPAAIELFEIDANTGEVRVKTSLNREEKEHYKFHVAAADKGVPSKTGTATVEVNVLDRNDNDPKFMLDDYSFSVIENMAPLNPVGVVTVTDNDKGENAQVTLFVEPDNGKFVIQNGTGTILSSISFDREKESTYTFRLKAVDGGDPPRTSYVGVTINVLDENDNAPYVTKPSNSSFTHLLPGTLPDTPVAVVEAEDIDSGLNAELVYTITGGNPYGLFHILPSSGEIMLAQKFAGSHNGLHRLVVKVSDRGKPPRHTTALVHVFVNETKYNVSLIEALVGHSLYTPLDRDIAGDPNYALNQQSNILYGSLAGIAGVILVIVAVMIFRHRLQKDAKSGYQAGKKESKDLYAPKQGPKNGKGKKSKKSKVPKPAKPLEEDEDASLQKGHKFNLINENINDSPRIHLPLNYPPGSPDLGRHYRSNSPLPSIQLQPQSPSASKKHQAVQDLPATNTFVGTGDNNSTGSDQYSDYSYKANPPKYSSKQTSGPSPTWP, from the exons ATGGCGTCGCCGCGGAGGGTCCCCGTCTTCCTGGCGGTCGTCCTGCTGGCGTCCTGCGGCGCCTCCCCCACCGACATCCTCTACCGCGTCCCCGAGGAGCAGCCGCCCAACACGCTGATCGGCAGCCTGGCGGCGGACCAGGGCCTGCCCGACTCGGGCCACCTGTACAAGCTGGAGGTGGGCTCGCCGTACCTGCGGGTGGACGGGAAGACGGGCGACATCTACACCACGGAGATCCCCGTGGACCGCGAGACGCTGCGGGACTGTCGCCACCTCTTCGAGAACGACAAGTGCTTCCTGGAGTTCGAGGTGTCCATCACCGACATGGTGAAGGGTCTGGGCTCGGGGCCGCGGCTCATCGAGGGCCGCATCGAGGTCCTGGACATCAACGACAACACGCCGCAGTTCTCCTCGCCCATCCTCACGCTCTCCATCCCGGAGAACACGCACATCGGCGCCCTCTTCTCCATCCCCATGGCCACCGACCGGGACGCCGGCGCCAACGGCGTGGCCGAGTACACGCTGACCTCCGGGCCGGACGCCGACCAGCTGTTCGCCCTGCAGGTGGCCCTGGACTCCGAGGAGAAACTCCCCCAGCTGGTCGTCATGGGCAACCTGGATCGCGAGAAGAAGGACTCGTACGACCTGAACATCCGGGTGGTGGATGGCGGGAAGCCGGCGAGGGCGAGCAGCGCTCTGCTGAGGGTCACCGTCACCGACCAGAACGACAACCAGCCCAAGTTTGAAAGGAGCCACTACGAGGCGGACCTGCCCGAGAACAGCCCCCAGGGTCACTCcgtgctgcag GTCCGAGCCAACGACGCAGACACGGGGATCAACGGCGAAATCGACTACAGTCTTCATCAGGCCTCCGATACCGTTCAGAGGCTCCTGCGCATCGATCGCTCTACGGGCATCATCTACGTCAAAGGCCAGGTGGATCGAGAGGAAGAGAACTTCCTCAAGTTCTTCGTGGTGGCCAGAGATCGTGGACCAAGCTCGAAGAGCTCCAAGGTCTTGGTGACCATCAATGTAAAGGACCAGAACGACAACTCGCCAACCATCGAGATCCGGGGTATCGGCTTAGTCATGCACCATGAAGGCGTGGCCAACATCTCTGAGGACATGCCCATTGGCACGCCGGTGGCCCTGGTCCAGGTATCGGACCGGGACGAGGGGGAAAATGCCATCGTGACGTGTGTGGTGGCCGGAGACGTTCCCTTTCAACTCCGACCTGCCAGCGAGTCTTTAAATGACCGGAAGAAGAAGTACTTCCTGCAAACAACGACTTTGCTGGATTACGAGCGGATAAAGACTTACCGGATCGAGATCGTTGCCGTCGATTCTGGCAACCCGGCCCTGTCCAGCACCAACTCCCTCAAGGTCCAGGTCACAGATGTGAACGACAACATTCCGAGTTTTTCCCCCACGGTTCTTTGGGTGGACTTTGCCGAGGGGAACTACCCGGGCGACAAGGTGCTGGACGTGATAGCGACCGATGCCGACAGCGGCTCCAACGCCGAGCTGTCCTACAGCATCGTTGAGCCCGCTGCCATCGAGCTGTTTGAGATCGATGCGAACACCGGAGAGGTCCGCGTGAAGACCTCGCTGAATCGGGAAGAGAAGGAGCACTACAAGTTCCACGTGGCCGCAGCAGATAAAGGAGTTCCGAGTAAAACCGGAACGGCAACGGTGGAGGTCAATGTCCTCGACCGCAACGACAACGACCCCAAGTTCATGTTGGACGACTACAGCTTCTCCGTCATCGAGAACATGGCTCCTCTCAACCCCGTCGGCGTGGTGACCGTTACCGACAACGACAAAGGGGAGAACGCACAAGTGACGCTGTTCGTGGAACCAGACAACGGAAAGTTCGTCATCCAGAACGGAACGGGAACCATCCTGTCCAGCATCTCTTTTGACCGCGAGAAGGAGAGCACCTACACCTTCCGCCTGAAGGCCGTGGACGGCGGCGACCCACCACGGACCTCCTACGTGGGCGTGACCATCAACGTACTGGACGAAAACGATAACGCGCCGTATGTCACCAAGCCGTCCAACTCCTCCTTCACGCACCTGCTACCCGGCACCCTCCCAGACACCCCGGTGGCGGTGGTAGAGGCCGAAGACATCGACTCTGGACTCAACGCGGAGCTGGTCTACACGATCACAGGCGGAAACCCGTACGGCCTCTTCCACATTTTGCCCAGCAGTGGGGAAATCATGCTGGCGCAGAAGTTCGCCGGCAGCCACAACGGCCTCCATCGCCTGGTGGTGAAGGTCAGCGACCGTGGGAAACCTCCTCGCCACACCACCGCCCTGGTCCACGTGTTTGTGAACGAAACAAAGTATAACGTGTCCCTGATTGAGGCTCTGGTCGGACACAGCCTCTACACCCCACTGGACAGGGACATCGCCGGGGACCCCAACTACGCCCTCAACCAACAGAGCAACATCCTCTACGGCAGCCTGGCCGGGATCGCCGGCGTGATCCTGGTCATCGTGGCCGTGATGATCTTTAGACATCGGCTGCAGAAGGACGCGAAAAGCGGCTACCAGGCCGGCaagaaggagagcaaggacctGTACGCCCCCAAGCAGGGCCCCAAAAACGGGAAGGGCAAAAAGAGCAAGAAGAGCAAAGTGCCCAAACCGGCCAAGCcgctggaggaggacgaggacgccaGCCTGCAGAAAGGCCACAAGTTCAACCTCATCAACGAGAACATCAACGACAGCCCCAGGATCCACCTGCCCCTCAACTACCCCCCGGGGAGCCCCGACTTGGGCCGCCACTACCGCTCCAACTCCCCGCTGCCGtccatccagctgcagcctcagtcgCCCTCGGCCTCCAAGAAGCACCAGGCCGTGCAGGACCTCCCCGCCACCAACACCTTCGTGGGGACGGGGGACAACAACTCCACCGGCTCCGACCAATATTCGGATTACAGCTACAAGGCCAACCCGCCCAAATACAGCAGCAAACAG